Genomic DNA from Thermotoga petrophila RKU-1:
TCTCATCTACAACAAGGACTACGTTGATTCTGTTCCTAAGACCATGGACGAGCTCATAGAAAAAGCAAAACAGATAGATGAGGAATACGGAGGAGAAGTCAGAGGTTTCATCTACGATGTCGCCAACTTCTACTTCTCTGCGCCGTTCATTCTGGGTTACGGAGGATACGTCTTCAAGGAAACACCTCAGGGACTCGACGTGACAGACATTGGACTCGCGAACGAAGGAGCAATCAAAGGTGCGAAACTCATAAAGAGAATGATCGATGAAGGTGTTCTCACCCCGGGTGACAACTACGGAACGATGGATTCCATGTTCAAAGAAGGTCTCGCGGCTATGATCATCAACGGACCTTGGGCTATAAAATCTTACAAAGACGCGGGTATAAACTACGGAGTTGCTCCCATTCCTGAGCTCGAACCGGGTGTTCCTGCCAAACCATTCGTTGGTGTTCAGGGATTCATGATCAACGCCAAGTCTCCAAACAAAGTGATCGCCATGGAATTTCTCACGAACTTCATTGCGAGAAAAGAGACCATGTACAAGATATACCTCGCAGATCCAAGACTTCCTGCAAGAAAAGATGTCCTCGAACTCGTCAAAGACAATCCTGACGTTGTTGCGTTTACCCAGAGTGCTTCCATGGGAACACCGATGCCAAACGTGCCGGAAATGGCTCCTGTCTGGTCTGCCATGGGAGACGCTCTCAGCATCATTATCAACGGACAGGCCAGTGTCGAAGATGCTCTCAAAGAGGCTGTGGAAAAAATCAAGGCACAGATAGAAAAATAATTCGAAGTGCTATCATTAGTCAAAGAAGAGGGGGACTTTTCCCCCTCTTTTAAAAATTCAGGGAGGTCTGATCGCTGTGAAAGGGCTTCTCAAAATCTTTCTGATATTGTTTCTCGCTGTATTCAACTCAGGAATGGTATGGGCAGGAATTTTCCTGCTTCAAAATTCTTATTATGAACTTGGAATCGTTCTTCTCACGCTTCTCGTACTCATAGATTACTTCATTTTCAATCCGAAGGCTTACCCTTACAGATACACCATTCCCGCTTTGATATTACTTTTTGTGCTCGTTCTCTATCCTATATATTTCACTGTGAAGGTTGCGTTCACCAATTATGGAACAGGACACCTCATGACGAAACAAGAGGCCATCGAGAGAATTCTTTTCGACCCAAATTACACTTATGTTCCAGAGAGCGCTGAACCTGTTGAATACATGGTCTTCTCCGTGTTCGATGGTCTGAATCCTACCGAGGATTTTGTTGTTCTCTTCGAGAAAGATGGGAACATCTACATCGCGGAGCGCCCCGTTGTCGCAAAGAGGAGTGGGAAAGAAGTCCTTTTGAGAGAGTCAACTCTTTTTCCCGTGAAGGATGGAACCGCCGAAGTGAATGGAAAGGTTTATGAAATAGTCCCCTGGCCCGCTTCCATAAAAGAGGTGAACGCCGTCTATTCAGACGGTAAAATTTACAAACCGCTTTACTCACCTGAAGAGGTTTCCCTGAAGAGGTACGAACCTTTCTTCAAGGTAAATGTGGTTCAGAAGTATCTCAACAGGGCGGAGTTTTGGCTCGAGGATCAAAGTTACATGTTCAGAATAGGTGAAAATGGGGAATGGAACTTTTATCCAGTGAAGAGGATTTACTCTCTGTCTTTCGAAGAATCCCTCGAAAACGGAAGGATAACAACGAAACTTGTGGTGAAAAACAATCTCACTGGAAGGCATCTCGTTGAGAGAGAAGGTGCTTTTTACGATTACGATGAAAATGGAAGAGAATTTTTCGTGATTGGATACATGGAATACATTGGTTTCAAGAACTTCTCCAGGATATTCACCGATCCGAAGATCGCTGGTCCTTTTTTCAAGGTTTTCACCTGGACGTTCACCTGGGCTGCTCTCAGTGTTCTTTTCACGTTCGCGATAGGTCTTTCCCTCGCTCTTGTTCTGAACGATAAAACACTGAAGGGAAAGAACGTGTACAGGACGTTACTCATTATTCCATGGGCTGTGCCAGCTTTCATTTCCGTTCTCGTCTGGAGAAACGGAATGTTCAACGAGACTTATGGAATTCTCAACCGATTTGTTCTTCCGTTCTTGGGATTGGATCCGGTGAAGTGGTTCAACGATCCGTTCTGGGCGAAGGTTGCCGTTCTCACCGTCAACACGTGGCTGGGATTTCCGTACATGATGGCCGTCTCACTCGGAGCTTTGCAGAGCATTCCAGAGGAGCTCTACGAAGCCGCTGCGATCGATGGAGCTGGAAAATGGAGGAGATTCTGGACCATCACGTTTCCGCTTCTGATGACCACTGTGGCTCCTCTGTTGGTCGGAAGTTTTGCTTTCAACTTCAACAACTTTGTGAACATATACCTGCTCACCGGTGGAGGTCCCGCGATGCCCGGAACCACGACCCCTGTTGGTCACACCGACATTTTGATCTCATACGTTTACAAGCTCGCTTTTGAGGGAGGAAGGGGACAGGACTTCGGTTTTGCCAGCGCCATATCCATCATTATATTCTTCCTCGTTGGTGGAATCAGCTTCGTGAACTTCAAACTCTCTGGTGCGTTTGAAGAGGTGAGTGAATGATGGTGAGAAAAAAGAATAGATGGCTCACGCATGTTCTTCTAACACTTCTTGTTGTTGTGGTTCTCTTCCCCATCGTTTGGGTTGTTTCTACCTCTTTCAGGAGGGATGAGGCCGCTTTCTCCCCGAAGCTCTTCTCATCCCGGCTCACCATTCAGCACTACAAGGATCTGGTGGCGCCTGAGAAGAATCTTCCCGTCCTCATACAGGAGATGCAGAGCCTTGTTTCCAGAGTGAAACCTTTTGACAATGTTTCTAGAGAGAAAGCGGACCGTCTCGTCGAAGATCGAATTAGAAGATTTGAAAATTACCTCGCCGAAACGAAGAAACTTTTGGAAGATGTCAATGCGAGAAATTCGAAAATAGAAGAGGCTCTTTCTCAAAAGTTCTCCGATGTTTTGTCTTACACAAAAGATGTTCTGGAAGAGGCAAAGAAATTGACTCAGGAGCAGATGGATAAAACCCCATTGCCCGATTCACAGAGGATCGCTGTTGCACTCTATGAAAGATTGAAAGGCAAAAGCTTTAGAAGTGCTGAATTTCAGGCTTTGAAGGACGTGATCGAGAAAGTAGTGGGTTACAGCGTTGAGAATCAGGACACTCTGAACGATGCTCTTTCTGAACTTGGACTGGTTTACGAGAAAGAGGTAGGAACGTTCATGAGAGAGATCGAAAAACTCAATGGTGAAATTGAAACCCTTCAGAGGGAAATAGCCACCCTCAAGAAACAGAAGGAAACCCTTGAAAAAGAAATCTTGGAAAAACAA
This window encodes:
- the malE gene encoding maltose/maltodextrin ABC transporter substrate-binding protein MalE, whose product is MKRLLVLMLVVVSALVLAQTKLTIWCSEKQVDILQKLGEEFKAKYGIPVEVQYVDFGSIKSKFLTAAPQGQGADIIVGAHDWVGELAVNGLIEPIPNFSDLKNFYDTALKAFSYGGKLYGVPYAMEAVALIYNKDYVDSVPKTMDELIEKAKQIDEEYGGEVRGFIYDVANFYFSAPFILGYGGYVFKETPQGLDVTDIGLANEGAIKGAKLIKRMIDEGVLTPGDNYGTMDSMFKEGLAAMIINGPWAIKSYKDAGINYGVAPIPELEPGVPAKPFVGVQGFMINAKSPNKVIAMEFLTNFIARKETMYKIYLADPRLPARKDVLELVKDNPDVVAFTQSASMGTPMPNVPEMAPVWSAMGDALSIIINGQASVEDALKEAVEKIKAQIEK
- a CDS encoding DUF4896 domain-containing protein → MKGLLKIFLILFLAVFNSGMVWAGIFLLQNSYYELGIVLLTLLVLIDYFIFNPKAYPYRYTIPALILLFVLVLYPIYFTVKVAFTNYGTGHLMTKQEAIERILFDPNYTYVPESAEPVEYMVFSVFDGLNPTEDFVVLFEKDGNIYIAERPVVAKRSGKEVLLRESTLFPVKDGTAEVNGKVYEIVPWPASIKEVNAVYSDGKIYKPLYSPEEVSLKRYEPFFKVNVVQKYLNRAEFWLEDQSYMFRIGENGEWNFYPVKRIYSLSFEESLENGRITTKLVVKNNLTGRHLVEREGAFYDYDENGREFFVIGYMEYIGFKNFSRIFTDPKIAGPFFKVFTWTFTWAALSVLFTFAIGLSLALVLNDKTLKGKNVYRTLLIIPWAVPAFISVLVWRNGMFNETYGILNRFVLPFLGLDPVKWFNDPFWAKVAVLTVNTWLGFPYMMAVSLGALQSIPEELYEAAAIDGAGKWRRFWTITFPLLMTTVAPLLVGSFAFNFNNFVNIYLLTGGGPAMPGTTTPVGHTDILISYVYKLAFEGGRGQDFGFASAISIIIFFLVGGISFVNFKLSGAFEEVSE